The segment CGGGAGAGTCCGATTTCACGGCTGTTTTCCCTGCGGAATTCTCTGCCCCCAAAATAGAATGCCAAGAAGAGGTCGGCCCCGCAATCCAAACGGAAAGCGACATGGAGGATCGGATAGTCGAAATCATATCTGAAGGGAAGCTCAGAACGGGGCAGGAGATATCGGACGCTCTGGGCATGAACAGACGCCAATTCACCAGGGTAATGTCCAAACTCATGGAGGAAGGGAGGATAACCAGGGAAGGCAGCAGGCGGAAAGGGAGATGGATCGCCAATGGCCAGACGGATGGCCGGAACTGAAAGGCGGGGATTCCGCCCTCAATTACGGATTCATCCTTCTTTCTTGATGGCCTCCAGAAGGCCGCTGAAGGTCGGGACTGGAGATACCAGATCAGGTTCCCTTCCGAACCCCTTTAAGGCCTCGGCGGTGAGCGAATCGACGGCGGCGATCTTCACATTGTCATCCATGTATGCCCTGGAGTCGTCTTCGCCATACTTTTCGTCCATGAAGCCGTACAAGAACCTTACCGCTTCAGGTGAGGTCATAGCCAACCAATCCAGTTCGCCGCGTTTTATTGCGATCATTATGTGCAGCAAAGGATTCCCGATGCCAGCGGGCGACGATCTGTAAACCATGGCTTTATTTCCGTCGCTGACTTCGGACAGTTTTGCCTCATCCCCTACCATAAGAGCGCCGCCGTCTCCGCCGGCAGAAGATTCTATCCCTTTGCGGCGCAGGCATTCGGCGGCCGATCCCGAAGCATAGACAGGCCCTTTGAACATTGTCCTGAAGCCGCCTTTGAAATGGTCGAAGCATTCCTCGACCGCGGTGGAAGTCATGAAGACAATAGGCCTCCCTGCGGATGCGGCCTCGGATACTTTGGCGTATTCGCCGTCGCCGCCTTTGACTATCGT is part of the Candidatus Methanomethylophilaceae archaeon genome and harbors:
- a CDS encoding uroporphyrinogen-III synthase, yielding MTRLAFMRTTRRIVDSVKEAEAMGFSVMAAPSITIVKGGDGEYAKVSEAASAGRPIVFMTSTAVEECFDHFKGGFRTMFKGPVYASGSAAECLRRKGIESSAGGDGGALMVGDEAKLSEVSDGNKAMVYRSSPAGIGNPLLHIMIAIKRGELDWLAMTSPEAVRFLYGFMDEKYGEDDSRAYMDDNVKIAAVDSLTAEALKGFGREPDLVSPVPTFSGLLEAIKKEG